The genomic region CCGTAAAGAATCGACCCCGTGGTGGGTTGCGGCTGCGCGCAGCAAGAAATCCGCGTCACGGACCGCGTCAGTATCGACCCGCCCAGCACGCACCTCGCGCAGGGTTGCCGCGCGTTCCCACTCGTGTGAAACCTTGTGTTTATAGGCCACTTGAGGTGTTATGCCACTCACCTTTTCCACCTTAATATCATCAACTTTATCGATCCACCTCCGCACAAAGTAGCACTTGAGAGGCCGTCAACCCTAGGGTTGGGAGTTCAAGGCTTAACCAAAATTATAGTCAAGGAGCATGCCGAAAAATGGCCTCAACAGTAAAGGTTGCCATCGTTGGTGTTGGCAACTGCGCCACCTCGTTAATCCAAGGCGTGGAGTACTACCGCAACGCCGCGGTCGATGAAAAAATTCCCGGGCTCATGCACGCCCAATTCGGCGATTACCACGTGGGCGATATCGAATTCGTTGCCGCCTTCGACGTTGACGCCGCCAAGGTCGGCCAGGATCTCTCCGATGCCACCCGCGCTTCGCGCAACTGCACGATTACCATTACCGAGCTCTCCCATATGAACGTTACCGTGCAGCGCGGCGTTACCTTGGATGGTCTGGGCACACACTACCTGGAAACCATTGAAGAATCCGACGCAGAGCCTGTCGATGTCGTCCAAGCCTTAAAAGATTCCGGCGCCGATGTCCTCGTGTCCTATTTGCCGGTAGGTTCCGAAGAAGCCGATAAGTACTACGCCCAGGCTGCTATCGATGCCGGCGTTGCTTTTGTCAATGCCCTGCCCGTCTTTATTGCCTCCGACCCGGAGTGGGCGCAGAAATTTACCGATGCTGGCGTGCCGATTGTCGGCGACGACATCAAATCCCAGGTAGGTGCGACCATTACCCACCGCGTGATGGCCAAGTTATTTGAAGACCGCGGCGTGCGCCTCGAGCGCACCATGCAGCTCAATGTCGGCGGCAACATGGACTTTAAAAACATGCTGGACCGCAACCGCTTGGAATCCAAGAAGATTTCCAAAACCCAAGCCGTGACCTCCAACTTGCAGGATTCCCCGCTGGCAGGCAAAAAGGAAGACCGCAACGTGCACATCGGCCCGTCCGACTACGTCGAATGGCTCGATGACCGCAAGTGGGCCTATGTCCGCTTGGAAGGCTCCGCCTTCGGTGAAGTTCCGCTGAATTTGGAGTACAAGCTCGAGGTCTGGGATTCGCCGAACTCTGCCGGCATCATCATCGATGCTGTGCGCGCCGCCAAGATCGCCTTGGACCGCGGCATCGGTGGACCTATCTTGCCGGCATCGGCGTACTTGATGAAGTCGCCGCCGCAGCAAATGCCTGACGATGAAGCCCGCGCCGCCCTCGAAGCGTTCATCATCGGAGCAGACACGGCCGACAATCAGGCGTAGACAAACCCACGTAGACCACGCATTTCGGGCTTTCAAGATGTGAGAATATGCCCGGAAGCGTGGTTTAGCTTTGGGTCAAAATATTTTAGGGTCCAAAACCTAACTTTTTGGTTAATTAACTACAAATACGTACATGTGAGCGGTATTCTTGTTTTATGACCGAAGCTAATAATCAATCCCCGTCCAGCCTGGAAGATGCGCTCGAAGTAGCCGAAGATATTCAACCGGCACTTAATAAATTAGTCGTGATTTTCCAACGCACCACCGAAGGTGGATCGTTGACGACCTCGCAGGTCTCGATTATGAACCAGCTCAAAGCCCGCGGTGCCGCGCGCGTTAGCCAGGTCGCCGCCGCTGAGTTAATTCGCATGCCCACGGCATCGAATGCGCTTTACCAATTAGAACAACGCAACTTTATTGAGCGCAGCCGCGATGAAAAAGACCGCCGCGGCGTGATGGTGCAGCTGACTAAGAAGGGCGCTGCCGAATTAGAACGCGTGAGCAAAGAGCGCGCCGAGGCTTTAGCAGAGATTTTGCGCTGGCTAGATGCCGAGGGCTTGCAAACCGCCCGGGAGATCTCCGAGCTTATTACCAAGCTCGCGGAAATTTACCGCCCTACCCAGGATTCACAGAAATAGCGTCGGGCTTACTAGGATGAGGGTGTACAACACATCCTTAACCCCTGACGTTGTTTCTTTATGCCGCTGAATTCAGATAAACGCGCTTACCGTATCCTCATTTCCTGGACGCCGGCCTCCGGTGGTACTGAACCGATCGAATATGCGGCTTGGCTGGCCCGCACCACCCCGGTGGAAGTTCGCGTGCTGTCTGCTTTTGTGCAGCCGTGGCACGAGGTCTCCATGCAAAAACTCGGCGGGAAATACCATAAATGGTTTGCGCAAGAAGCCAAAGCCTGCAAGCAAGCGGTCAAAAACACCCTGCAAGCCGCCGGCATCCCCCGCGAGCAGTGGAATAAAGATTATTCCGTGCTCATGGACGGTCCGTCTAAACCGCAGCTTTTAACCCAAGCCGCCGAAGAATTCGACGCTGACTTGGTTCTGTTGGGCCCCAATCAAGGTGCTGCCAAAGGACGCTTTCTCGCCGGCTCGACCGCCGATAGTCTCTTGCACTATTCGCCGATTCCCGTGGGACTTAGCCCCCGCGCGGCGAAATTATCCAAGCACGGGGTAACCCGGTTGAACTTTGCGCTGACCGAAGAGCAAGGCATCGACGATGTGCCCGCGCTTATCGATGCCGCCTTTTTAGCCTCCACTTGGAACGTGCCCCTGCGCATCATCGTGTTTTCTTCCCACGGGTTAGTCAACGCGCCTATTAATGACAACCTCGATGTGGCCTTGGAATTAACCTCGCAGTGGCGCGAGCATTCTTTGGGCCGGCTAGATATCGCCCGCGAGCGCGTGGGCGAGCGCTTTCCGGACCTCGAAATCCGCACGGAGATTGGCTCCGGCAAGGGGTGGCGCGCCGCAGTAGATTCACTGAAATGGAAAAAGGGCGATCTCATCTGCTTGGGTTCATCACCCATGGGTGCTTTAGAGCGGGTGTTTATTGGATCGCGGGCCACGGAATTGCTGCCGCATCTGTCGGTTCCGATCATCGTATGGCCATCGCGGAAGACAAGCTAGTAGGGTCAAAGATATGAACGATCGTCGGTTTGATTTCACGGGCCCAGATCATCCGGAAAATGATCTGTCCACAGACGCGGACTTTACTAATATGCCGCGGCCTGAGCCCGCGTCGTTCGATGACTTAGCGGATGAGCCCGATCCGGCGCGCATCGCCGAGTTAAACCGCGCCTCAACCCGGCAAGCCGTGTGGTTTACCATCATCACCGTGGCGATCTCGTTGATCGTCGCAGTGGGGTCCGTCGTCATTTTCCGTCTCGTCGGCGGTCCCGAATGCGACGCGGGCAATGCCACGTGGTTTTGCTCCTCAACCCAGCAGATCATCTGGGTCATCGTGGTATCGATCACCCCGATCTTAGGCTTGATCGGCTCCGCAGTAATGTTGATCCGCAAATTGCGCAGTTACCTGCGGTGGCGTCCGTGGATGGGCGCTTTTTGGGTCATGGTGCCACACTGCATGTTTTGGATGACACAAACCCTGCTGGAATTATCCAACGTTTTAAACTCTTAAACCCACACCTTCTTCGCGATGAGATGCATCGCGCCGCGCGTGCAATTGTCATGCCGATTGGCGATGATCCGCCCCGACGGGGTGGTGTAGCGCACGTGCCCGAAGTGTCTATCCACTCGGCCGCGCCGGCGTTTATTCGCCTCATCATCGTTGACTCCGTTGTGATAGGGGCACAGCATCGTCAGATTCGATGGTTCGGTCTGCCCGCCGTGCGCGTGCGCGTCGATGTGGTGGACTTGGCACCTATCGGCCGGCACCGCGCACTCAGGCCACGGGCACACCAGGTTTTCGGCCTTCGCCAACATTCGCTGCTTGAACGAGGCAAAGCGCGCGCTATATAAGTTCACCGGGCCGGAGACGGGGTGGAAAAGCCCCGCGAAGATATCGCGTCCCAGCTCGCCGGCATCCATCGCCGCGAGGTACTCGGCTCCGGTCATCGTGGTGCCATCGGATAACCCGAGCACCACATCATCACCGCGACCGCTCAGGATGCGGAAGGCGTCATCAACCCCGATCGCGATCACCGTGGAATACGCCGGTTTAATTACTCCGCCACCGTCGCGCAGATGCTGCCAAAAAGCCGTGCGCAAGGCTTCACTGCGCGGGACCACGTCCTGCGTTCCCGCGTTTGACGCGCTCGCCGCGTCGTCGGCGCCCTTCTTGCCCGCAGCACAAATGGCATCCAGGGTCTTTTCTAAATCTGTAATCTCGCGCTGCTCATCGGTCACGGTCATCGTGCGCATGCCATCGCGGCTGCGCGAAAACCGCACGCCCGGCTTGCGCGGGGTCGGCCCTACAATCTCGCGCACCCGCTCGGCCGCGAATTCATTGACCTCGTCGAAAGTGCCCGTCATCGCCACTAATTCCGCGCGCAAAGCCCAGGCTTGACCGCGGGCTTTTACTTTCGTCGCGTGCCGGTCAATCATGATTAACCGGTCCACCGACATTCCTTGGCGCTCGGCGAGCTCCAGCGTCTCACGCTGCACGCGCGGGGAATCAGCCGGACCTAAGAACGCGTTGGCGACCCGCTTATACCGTTTGGCTTGATCAACCGACATGCCGTATTCCACAAGATCATAGGCATGCAAGTCCATCACCGCGCGTAGAAAGGACACGCCATGGCTGCTAAAGAAGGCAAAGGCCGATAAAATGTTCATGCCTTCAACCTAATAAGCCCGCGCCCCAACCACGAGCGCAGGCGGTAAAACCTGTGGATAACTCCGCTGTCACATCACCTAAACCGCGAAGTTATCCACAGCTAGCTACTTCTCCGCTGCCTCTAGCTCTGCTGCGACCTGCTGGCAATCCTCGCGGCCACAGTTGGCGGTCGAGGTCTGCGACGCGCAGTCATCGCAAAGCAAGACCTGCTGGCGGCAGGTATCTTCATTGACGCAGTTGACAAAGGTATTGGTCCCCGCCCCACACTGCACGCAGTGACCGAGCTGGATAAACCCCGGATCGTTGACGCCAGCGCCAAATTCGTGGTGCATGCGCTTGTCAAAGACATACATGGAGCCTTCCCACAGCCCCTCGTTGCCATATTTTTCGCCGTAGCGCACAATGCCGCCATCGATTTGATACACGTCTTTAAACCCACGGTTTTTCATCAAGACCGATAAAATCTCACAGCGAATCCCGCCGGTGCAGTAGGAAACAATCGGGCGGTCTTTCATCCAGTCATATTTGCCGGATTCGATTTCTTTGATGAAATCATGGGTGGTTTTCACATCGGGCACCACGGCATTTTTAAATTTGCCAATTTCGGCTTCCATGGCGTTGCGGCCGTCGAAAAAGACCACGTCATCGCCATGCTTTTCGACGAGCTCGTTGACCTCCTCCGGCTTTAAGTGCACCCCACCGCCAATGACGCCATCTTCATCGACTTTGAGCTCACCCGGCGCGCCAAAGGCCACAATCTCATCGCGGACTTTGACCGACAGGCGCGGAAAATCGTCGGCATCGCCGTCGGACCATTTAAAGGCCATCTTTTTAAAACCCGGGTATTCCTTGGTTTTGCGCACGTATTTTTTGCACGCGTCCATATCTCCGCCCACGGTGCCGTTAATACCGTGTTCGGAGATGAGGATGCGCCCTTTGAGCCCTAAGGATTCGCACAAGTCGCGCTGCCACAACATGATGGCTTCCGGGTCTTTGAGGGGAGTAAAGCTGTAGTAGAGAAGAATTTTGCCGATGCTCACGGGAGCTAGTCTAAACCCGCCCCGTGGCATTGGATAAATTATCGCTTCTGATACAGCGCCGTCTTGCGTGCAAAGACAGGATCCGAGGTGACCAAAACGCCTAAGTTGCGGAAGATGCCTTCATCGACCGAGCCTAAGATCGTCGTGGTGTGTACATCGCAGCCCCGCAGTTGTTTGATTTCATTCAGCGCCCGGCGCGCATTGTCATCTTTGGCCGCCGAGACCGACAAGGCAATCAAGACTTCATCGGTGTGCAGACGCGGGTTGCGCGAGCCCAAGTGCTTGGTCTTGAGTGTTTGAATCGGCTCAATGGATTCCGGCGAGAGCAATAAGATGTCATCGGAGATTCCCGCTAAGTGCTTCAGCGCATTAAGCAGCATGGCCGCAGAACAGCCCAGCAGTTCGGAGGTGCGCCCGCGAATGATGGTGCCATCGGCAAGCTCCATGGCGGAGGCGGCGTCTTTGGTCTCCTCGGCGCGCAACCGCGCGGGCATGACCACGCGGCGGTCGGTGGCTTTAATGCCTGCTTTGGCCATGACCACCGCTGCGCGCGAGGACCATACGTCGTCGAGGCCGGCGCGGGCTTCATCGACAAGCGTTTTGAAATAGCGGCGAATGATTTCTTGGTCGCTGGCCTCGCGGCACACCTCATCATCAGTGATGCAATAGCCGACCATATTCACGCCCATATCCGTGGGCGATTGATAAGGCACATGCCCGGTCATCTTCTCCAACAGGGCAGACAGCAGCGGGAAGGCTTCAACGTCGCGGTTGTAGTTGACCGCGGATTCGCCGTGGGCTTTGAGGTGAAAGTGGTCGATGACATTGGCGTCATTGAGATCCACCGTGGCCGCTTCATAAGCCAGGTTAACGGGGTGCTCTAGAGGCAGGTTCCACACGGGGAAGGTTTCAAATTTGGCATAACCAGCCTTGAGCCCCGCATTGAGTTCGTGGTAGATCTGCGACAGCGCCGTCGCCAACTTTCCAGACCCCGGCCCCGGTGCAGTCACCACCACCAAGTCGCGGGTGACCTCGGCGTATTCATTTTTGCCCAGCCCGTCTTCGGAAACAATCAGGTCCGTATTGGTGGGATAGCCCGGGATATTGCGGTGTTTGGAGACTTTCAGCCCCAACCGGCGCAAGCGGTCGACCACCGCGACGGCTTGTTCATTGCTGTCTTCAAACTGGGTGATGACAACATTTTCCACCAAAAACCCGCGCTCGCGGAAGACATCAATCAACCGCAGCACATCATCTTCATACAAGATGCCCAAATCGGCGCGGACTTTTTGCCGGGCGATGTCTTTGGCGTTGATGCACACCAAAATCTCGACGTCATCTTTGATGCGCTGCAGCATGGCGATTTTATTGTCCGGGGTAAACCCGGGTAAAACGCGAGAGGCGTGCATGTCATCGAAAAGCTTGCCTCCCATTTCTAGGTAAAGCCGCCCGCCGATTTCCGCACGCCTGTTGTTGATGTGTTCGGATTGCAACGAGATGTATTTTTCTCGGTCGAATCCTTGTGCTTGCCCCATATCGTGTGCCTTTCTCGCTGACGCGTCCAATCACTGAATGTACCGGAAAACTTATAAACTAGATATCATGCCTGAAGGTCACGTCATTCACCGTTTAGCCCACACGTTTAATCAAGATTTCCGCGGAATGGATCTTGAGGTCTCCTCTCCGCAGGGGCGTTTTGCCACCGAGGCAGAGCAGTTAGATGGGTTTCGCTTAGAGCGCGCGGAGGCTTTTGGCAAGCATCTTTTCTTGCTTTTCGATGCCCCCTCCCCCGCCCACATCATCTACATTCACTTAGGGCTTATCGGGCAGTTTTTATTTGAAGACCCAGAGTCGCGTCGCGGGCAGATTCGGCTGCATATTTCTAATGGCGAACAGGCGGCGAATCTGCGCGGTCCGCAGTGGTGCCGGTTAATTACGGAGGAAGAATACGACGCGCAGCTGGCGAAGGTGGGTTTTGATCCGCTGATTGCCGACACCGACCCGGAGCCGCTGCGTGTGAAAGTGCAGCGGTCGAAGCGCACGATTGGCTCGTTGTTATTAGACCAGGCGTTATTTGCCGGGGTGGGCAGTATTTATCGCACCGAGGTGCTATTTCGCCAGCAGATTTTGCCCTCGCGCCGCGGCAATGAGCTTACGGATGCGCAGTTCGCCGCCATCTGGCAGGACCTGGTGGAGTTGATGAATTACGGCGTGGTGGCGGGCCGAATTGATACGGTGGCGCCAGAGCACACCCCGGAGGCCATGGGGCGTGATCCCCGCAAAGATGACCACGGCGGTGAGGTCTATGTCTATCGGCGCGAGGGTTTGCCGTGTTATGTGTGCAATACGCCGGTGGTCTCGCAGATTCTGGAAGGTCGGAAAGTATTTTGGTGCCCTACGTGTCAGCATTAAGCCCCGTTTATTCGCTCCAGGCCGCGCGCGCGGCAGAGCAAGAAGTCTTAGCTGCCGAGCCCGAGCCGGATGCGGTGATGAAAAAGGCCGCGCAGGCGTGCGCGGGGGTTGCGGTGGCGATGCTGCCGGATACAGGCCAGGTCTTGGTTATTGCCGGTCCCGGTGGCAATGGCGGCGATGGGCTTTTTGCCGGCGCGCACCTAGCACTAGCCGGGCACACGGTGCACGCGGTGCTGGTTGCCGAGCGCGCGCATGAAGCAGCGCTAGCCACCTTTCAAGCCGCAGGCGGGGTCGTGCATACCGGCGCCGATACCGACGATGACGAAACCTACGACCTGGTCATTGATGCCGTCGCCGGCCTGGGGGCCTCGCGCGAGGTGTCAGCTGAGGTCGCCGCGTTAGTCGATCGCGGGGATAAGGTCTTAGCCATTGACTGCCCCACCGGTTGTGGAACGCAGCGCAGCGTGCTGGCCGATGCCACAATCACCTTTGGCCATGCGCGCACCCCACATGCCAACCATCCCGAGTGCGGGCAGGTGGTGGTGGCAGATATTGGGCTCAAGGCGGCCATCGACAAGCATGCCCCCGTGGGCTATACCAGCTTTGAGCCCAGCCGCACCACGGATGTGTGGACTCAGCCTTTACCTGACGATGTCCACCACCTAGCCACTACCGGCCCGCTGCCGAGGTTGATACCGGGGATTTTTGATAATAAATACACCCACGGTGTTACCGGTATTGCCGCGGGTAGTGAGCAGTTTCCCGGCGCGGGCATCATGTGTACGGCAGGTGCGCTGCACATGAGCTCGTCGATGGTGATGACCCTCGGTGATATCACGGAGTTTCCCGAGGTAGTCCCTGCCCGCGATGTGGCTTCTGCCCGGCGCGTGGATGCATGGGTGGTCGGCCCTGGCCGCGGTACAGATGATGCGGCATTAGCAGAGCTCGAAGAGATTTTAGTGACGTCTTTGCCCGTGGTCATCGATGCCGATGCCATTTCTTTAATCGCCCAGCACGACCATCTCCACGATAAGCTTCGCGGCGCGGTGCTGACCCCGCACGCCGGGGAATTTGCGCGCCTGGGTGGCTCGCAGCAAGAACTCAGTGATCAGTGGGGCTGCCATATCCTGCTGAAAGGGCGAATTGCCACGATTACTTCGCCCCAGGCGTTACCCGTCAGTGTTAATACCGGTAATTCTTTCGCAGCAACGGCCGGCTCCGGTGATGTGCTCGCCGGTATTATCGGCGCGTTAGTCGCCCACCGCGCAAAGCAATCCGAAGCGCCGCGGCCAGCGCAGCATTCGATGCAGCGCACGCTGCTATCCGCGGTGGCACTGCACGCGCATGCGGCGGCCCTCGCGGCCGCGCAGCCCGCAGACAATGCGCCAGCAGGTTATGCCCCGACTACGGCGATGGCGATTGCACGCGCGATCAGCCCGGCGATTGCGAAGCTAAGCGCAAGAAACCGACGCCGCAGCTCATAGAGCTTCCGGCGCCGGTTCGGGGGATATGTCCTCAGTATCTCGCAGTTTTCTGCTGTTGGTGCTTAGTGTTTTACTTCGGCGTAATTGACGCGACCGTCGTGGACTTCTACTGCTTGGTCCACAAAATCCAGCAGGGAGCGGTCGTGGGTAACCATCACGGTGGCGGTGTTCATCTCGCGCGTTAAGCGCACAATCAACCCCATGATCTCCTGCGAAAGCGTGGAGTCGAGGGCGGAGGTGGGCTCATCGGCAAGCAAAAGCTCGGGGTCGGCCATCAAAGCGCGCGCAATATTAACGCGCTGGCGCTGACCACCGGAAAGCTGTGCCATGCGACGATTGCCCATGCCATCCAATCCCACGAGGTCCAGCAATTCATCAGCGTGGCTCGGGCGCATGCGCACCCCGCGGATGTGGTCCATAATCAACAGCTGTTCGCGCACCGTAAGTGAAGCAATGAGGTTGGCCTGCTGGAAGATAACACCAATGTGGTCCCGGCGTACCTGCGAGCGGGTCTTGTCATCGGCGCCGGTGAGGTCGATGCCGGCGACTTCCACGCTGCCGGAATTAGGACTGACCAGACCTGCGGCGACAGACAGCAGGGTGGATTTGCCGGAGCCGGACTCTCCGACAATCGCGGTCATTTCCCCCGGCTTGGTGGCAAGGTCGGCGTTATCGAGTGCGGTGACGGTGCTTTCGCCGTCGGGGTAGATAACGGTCGCATTGGAAATCTTCAGTGCGTAGTTCGTGTCGTTTTTCATGTTAAGCATTTCCTCCAAGAGCAATCATGGGGTCAGTTTGAGATACCTTGCGGGTAGCGAGCAGGGCGCCGAGCATGCCGAGCAGCCAGATTCCGATGGTGGGGGCAAGGACGGTGGCAGCGCTGAGTTCAAAGGGCAGGACACCGGAGGCCAGAGCGCCTAAGCCCCAGCCGACCAGGCCGCCGAGGCCAGCGCCGATGGTCAAGATGACAGCGGCTTGGCCGAGAGCATCTTTGAGCAGGTAGTTTCCGGAAGCGCCCAAAGCGCGCAGGATGGATAGGTCACGGGTGCGTTGGATGGTCCAGACGGATAAGAAGGCCACGGTGACCAGGGCGGAGATGACGTACAGGAAGCCTTGCATCGTCAGCAAGGAGCCTTGCTCCGAGGAGTAGGAAGCTAGTCCGTTGAAGGATTCCTTGAGGCTGACGGCATCGCCGTCGTCAGTGGAGGTGAGCAAGACCGTACCGCGTACATCAGCGGGGGCGTGGGTGATATCGGCCCAGTTTTGGGTGGTTGTCCACACCACGGGTGAGTGGGAGTAGTACATATCCGGCACGATGGCAGAGATGATTTGGTCCTGGCCGGCGAGCTTGACCTCGTCGCCGGCAGCAAGGTCTAGGTCCTCGGCGGTGGTCTCGGGGATGGCGATTCCATCGTCGACGGCTTCGTCCGTGCCCGGAATAGTGGTGCCTTCCGGTAGGCCGAACAGGCCAATGCCGGCGGCGGTGTCGTTGACTTCCATGCGGGTTTGGCCCACGCCCAGTGGGGTGGCACCGTCGTGGGCGCTGATATCTTCCGCGGTAACAGCTGATTCAGTAAAGGATGGTTCCTCGGAGGTAAACACGACCCCTTGTGGGTTGAGTGCTTCCAACGCGGAGGTGTTTTGCTTGCCTAGGCCGCCAGTAAGCCCAGACAACATGACAAGTAGAAGGGTGATCATGGCCACGACGCCGGTCATCATGGCGAACCGGCCGCGGGCGAATGCGATATCTCGAAGACTTAAGAACATGACTTCTATTGTGGTTTGCGCAGGTCATTAAGTAATCGGGTCGCCGGTTGGTTTCGCAATCAACCGTCTGGTTGATTCCTCGTCCACCCTCATTCGCACTAGCCTGGGAAAGGTGAGTACTTCGGATTTAAATCCCTTATTGCGCGTGCTCGATGGACTGCGGGTGGGCTTGCATGTCATGTTTGCCTTCCTTTTAGGTTTCGGTGTGCTGCGCTCGCTTTTCGATGCCCCCTTGAACTACGCCGTGCCGCTTTTGTCCGTGGCGCTGGCTTTGTTATATGTGGCGGGCACTGTCGTGGAGCGCCACCGGGCTCAGCGGCGGGAAGCCATTTCGGTGGGGGCGAAATATGGGTGGCTGGCCGGCATCATCGTGTTGTGGCTGGTGTTATTGACGCATTCGCAGGATTTTTTGTGGCTGGAATTTCCGCTGGTGTTTTTGACCTTGCACATCCTGGCTTTGGTGCCCGCGCTTGTAACGGTGGCCGGGCTGTGGGTGGCGGCGGCGTTTGTGCCGTTGTGGTTGCATCCGGAGTCGTGGGCGTTGGCCGCGGCGATTGGTCCGTTGATTGGCACGGCTTTAGCGGTGGCTATCTATTTTGCGTACCGGGCGTTGCACGCCGAGGTGCAGCATCACCGCGCGGTGGCGCGGCAATTGCGCACCACGCAGGAAGAACTCGCTGCCAGTGAGCATCAAGCAGGCCGTTTGGAAGAACGTGAGCGGCTCTCGCGCGAGATTCATGACACGGTCGCGCAGGGGTTAAGCTCCATTGTGCTATTGGCGCGCGCGGCGAAAAGTTCGGAGGATCCGCAGACACAATTGGCCACGATTGAATCCGTCGCGGTGGATAATTTGGCCGAGGCCCGGCGCTTTGTCCGCGATTTGGCCTCGCCGGATGTGCAGGAGTCGTTGCCGGATGCGTTGCGGGGAACACTAGCGCGCATGCGTGAGCGCGGCGCCGCGCTGGGGGAAAAGACGGAGTTTCGCCTGGAATTTGCCGGTGATATCACCGCGACTATTCCGCAGCCGATTGCCGCCGCCGCTATTCGGTGCACGCAAGAAGGGTTATCTAATGTGGTCAAACACGCCCACGCCTCGACGGCGGTGGTGACCTTAAGCGTCTTTGCCGATGCCGTGACCATTGATGTCGTCGATGATGGCGTCGGCATGGATACAACCTCGCCGGAGGGTAGCTTCGGACTGGCAGGATTGGACAGGCGGATTGCAGCCCTTGGTGGCAGCTTGAGTATTGAATCCCAACCCGAGGGCGGTACGGCTTTGGCGGCCCGGTTGCCGTTGACCAGTGAGAAGGAGAAGTAGATGACGATTAAAGTCATGCTCATCGATGACCACCCGGTAGTGCGCGCAGGGCTACGGGCTATTTTGGATTCTTTTGACGATATTGAAGTCGTGGCCGAAGGCCGCAGCGGCAAAGATGTCGAGCGGTTATTTGCGCCGGAATCACTGGCGGTGGATGTGGTGGTCTGTGATATTCAGATGCCCGGCATGGACGGGATTTCTGCAACCCGGCGCGTGCGCGATGCCGGTGGGCCGCCGGTATTGATTTTGACCACCTATGACACCGAGGCCGATATTATCGCCGCAGTCGAAGCCGGGGCATTGGGCTATTTGCTCAAAGACTCCCCCGAGCAAGTGCTTCACGATGCCGTCGTGGCCACCGTTGAAGGCCGCCGCACCCTCTCGCCGGAAGTCGCAGGGCTGCTGGCTGAGCGCGTGGGCCGGCCGCAGCAATCGCTATCGGCACGCGAGATTGAAATCTTGCAGGCGCTTGCGACCGGCGCGTCGAATAAGCAGTTGGCGAAGCAGATGTTTATCTCCGAGGCGACGGTGAAAACGCACCTGATTCACATTTATCAAAAATTGGGCGTGGACAACCGCACCGCGGCGGTGACCGTCGCGCGCGAGCGCAAATTGATTTAGCGGTGGTGACAAAATTCACCATCGCGCGGACTTTTTTCGCCGCGCAATTCACCGCGAGCACGGCCTTTACGGTGATTTCGAGCGAAAACCACTTCCGCGCCGGCGCGCGAGAATTGCTAAAAGCTTGAAGTTTTTCACCTCTTTGGGTCAATATTGACCCTTTGATAGGCGAGGCGACACAAAAGAGGTTAAAGTGGCCTCACATGAGTGTTTCACAAAGTCTGCTGAATATCGGGGGCAATGTGACTAATGCCCTGGGGTCACTAGTTCAACGCCGCAGTGTGGATGCGGAAGAGATCGTCCCCGTGGGGTGGTATCGCCATCAGCAGGGCATCGATAAGCTCAAAGCTAGCTTTGACGCCGTACCCCGTGGCCAGCGTGTGCGTTTGGCGAAAAAGACCTCGAATCTCTTTCGTGGCCGCGAGGGCAACTCGGCTGGTTTAGATGTCAGCGGCCTAGCTGGGGTTATTGAAATTGACCCAGTGGAGCGCACCGCCGAGGTCCAAGGCATGTGCACCTATGAGGACCTG from Corynebacterium ammoniagenes DSM 20306 harbors:
- a CDS encoding DUF1846 domain-containing protein, which encodes MGQAQGFDREKYISLQSEHINNRRAEIGGRLYLEMGGKLFDDMHASRVLPGFTPDNKIAMLQRIKDDVEILVCINAKDIARQKVRADLGILYEDDVLRLIDVFRERGFLVENVVITQFEDSNEQAVAVVDRLRRLGLKVSKHRNIPGYPTNTDLIVSEDGLGKNEYAEVTRDLVVVTAPGPGSGKLATALSQIYHELNAGLKAGYAKFETFPVWNLPLEHPVNLAYEAATVDLNDANVIDHFHLKAHGESAVNYNRDVEAFPLLSALLEKMTGHVPYQSPTDMGVNMVGYCITDDEVCREASDQEIIRRYFKTLVDEARAGLDDVWSSRAAVVMAKAGIKATDRRVVMPARLRAEETKDAASAMELADGTIIRGRTSELLGCSAAMLLNALKHLAGISDDILLLSPESIEPIQTLKTKHLGSRNPRLHTDEVLIALSVSAAKDDNARRALNEIKQLRGCDVHTTTILGSVDEGIFRNLGVLVTSDPVFARKTALYQKR
- a CDS encoding Fpg/Nei family DNA glycosylase codes for the protein MPEGHVIHRLAHTFNQDFRGMDLEVSSPQGRFATEAEQLDGFRLERAEAFGKHLFLLFDAPSPAHIIYIHLGLIGQFLFEDPESRRGQIRLHISNGEQAANLRGPQWCRLITEEEYDAQLAKVGFDPLIADTDPEPLRVKVQRSKRTIGSLLLDQALFAGVGSIYRTEVLFRQQILPSRRGNELTDAQFAAIWQDLVELMNYGVVAGRIDTVAPEHTPEAMGRDPRKDDHGGEVYVYRREGLPCYVCNTPVVSQILEGRKVFWCPTCQH
- a CDS encoding bifunctional ADP-dependent NAD(P)H-hydrate dehydratase/NAD(P)H-hydrate epimerase, producing MSALSPVYSLQAARAAEQEVLAAEPEPDAVMKKAAQACAGVAVAMLPDTGQVLVIAGPGGNGGDGLFAGAHLALAGHTVHAVLVAERAHEAALATFQAAGGVVHTGADTDDDETYDLVIDAVAGLGASREVSAEVAALVDRGDKVLAIDCPTGCGTQRSVLADATITFGHARTPHANHPECGQVVVADIGLKAAIDKHAPVGYTSFEPSRTTDVWTQPLPDDVHHLATTGPLPRLIPGIFDNKYTHGVTGIAAGSEQFPGAGIMCTAGALHMSSSMVMTLGDITEFPEVVPARDVASARRVDAWVVGPGRGTDDAALAELEEILVTSLPVVIDADAISLIAQHDHLHDKLRGAVLTPHAGEFARLGGSQQELSDQWGCHILLKGRIATITSPQALPVSVNTGNSFAATAGSGDVLAGIIGALVAHRAKQSEAPRPAQHSMQRTLLSAVALHAHAAALAAAQPADNAPAGYAPTTAMAIARAISPAIAKLSARNRRRSS
- a CDS encoding ABC transporter ATP-binding protein, with the translated sequence MLNMKNDTNYALKISNATVIYPDGESTVTALDNADLATKPGEMTAIVGESGSGKSTLLSVAAGLVSPNSGSVEVAGIDLTGADDKTRSQVRRDHIGVIFQQANLIASLTVREQLLIMDHIRGVRMRPSHADELLDLVGLDGMGNRRMAQLSGGQRQRVNIARALMADPELLLADEPTSALDSTLSQEIMGLIVRLTREMNTATVMVTHDRSLLDFVDQAVEVHDGRVNYAEVKH
- a CDS encoding FtsX-like permease family protein, which produces MFLSLRDIAFARGRFAMMTGVVAMITLLLVMLSGLTGGLGKQNTSALEALNPQGVVFTSEEPSFTESAVTAEDISAHDGATPLGVGQTRMEVNDTAAGIGLFGLPEGTTIPGTDEAVDDGIAIPETTAEDLDLAAGDEVKLAGQDQIISAIVPDMYYSHSPVVWTTTQNWADITHAPADVRGTVLLTSTDDGDAVSLKESFNGLASYSSEQGSLLTMQGFLYVISALVTVAFLSVWTIQRTRDLSILRALGASGNYLLKDALGQAAVILTIGAGLGGLVGWGLGALASGVLPFELSAATVLAPTIGIWLLGMLGALLATRKVSQTDPMIALGGNA